The following DNA comes from Peromyscus leucopus breed LL Stock chromosome 2, UCI_PerLeu_2.1, whole genome shotgun sequence.
TGTCATTCAAGGTTCTGGAGAGTTGGGATGTGGGGGGCGGAGTGAGGTGGGGTGTAGGAGCGGAGTTCCTATGGGAGTTGACAAGGGTCCCCTAGgcattctcatctcctccctgGGCTGTCTCAGCCTTTCTGAAGAGaccactgaacctggaggtccTGGCATCTCACAAACAGCCCAGCAGGGCTCTCATGCACGCCCTCTCCTCAGGAGTCAGACAAGGGAGGCACAGGTCCTGAGAACCAGTTTGAGAGGAGGGTCGGGTCCCTGGCTAGTGAGGGAAACAGCAAACCACAAAGTCCTGGAGCAGGCCCAGGGCAGGACCCACCCCCGGCCCTGGCCGCTACAGAGGCCCTTGGGGCTGGAGCTCTGGGCTTGGAGTGCCAGGCGATGAGCTCAGCCCTCCAACCCAGCCCGTGTGTCAGGCTGTCAGCAGGGTCCTTTCTCCCAAGAAGATTTCCAGGCCCCTCTGGGCCCTGAAGAGGCCTAAATTTAGCCAGCACACAAGAGGCTGGCTTGGAGCCCAGGGACATCGGGCCTTATAAAGCGCTGGCAGTCGGGGCCCTGCACGCTTCCCTGGAGGCCTGCACCCACACGTTTCTCCAGTCCAGCCCCTGCCTGGACAGGggctctgctgcctgtggatgagCCACCGGACCTCCTCCGCCTTCAGAGCGGAGAGAAGCttccattcttcctcctcctcctcctcctcctcttcctcttcggCCTCCCGTGCCCTCCCGACCCAGGACCCACCCATGGAGAAGGCTTTGAGCATGTTTTCCGAGGACTTCGGCAGCTTCATGAGACCCCACCTTGAGTCCCTGGCCTTCCCAGGCAAGTGCTGAGgctctgaggggaggggacagacTGAGGTGGGGACATCACTGAGCAGGCTGCGGCCACCCACCTGCCAGGACTGGGTGCTGCACGGGTTACAGCCACAGGTGGCTGCCCAGACAGACCTGGTCACCAGGACAGATATGGTTAGGACACAGGTGGGCCTCCTGGGGACAGTGGTGGCCCTAGGGGTGAGATGTGAATCCAGTAGTCCCACATGGAGGGCTGACTGGGATTGAGGGGTGGCTGGCCTCCCGGAGCTTCCAGGCCTGGATAGAATTGCTAAAGGAGGGATTTGCATGCATAGATTACAGACTGAATAGAGTGGGGCctgcccccccctcctccccggcTCCCCACTCCCCACAAGGTAAGTTGCAAGGGTGAGGAGTGGGTCTGTTGTCTGGGAGAGGCACTCATTCCCCAAAGGAAGAGTGGAAACCCATGGGTTCGGTTCAGGGCTTGCTGGGTGCCCAGCTTATAGCAGTTCTGCCCACAGCCCGTCCCGGGGGACAAGGCAACATCAAAACCCTCGGGGATGCCTATGAGTTTACAGTGGACATGAGAGACTTTTCCCCTGAAGATATTATTGTCACCACCTCCAACAACCACATCGAGGTGCGGGCTGAGAAGGTGAGTCTGGACCCTGCCCCACCCCGGGGGTCCCACCCCAGGGGCCCCACCTTCCCCTGGATTCTGCCTAGTTTAGCTGGTTTCTCTACTTGCACCTGACTTTGGAGACCTCATACCCTGACGGATGGATGTTCCTTCCCTGTCTCTACTCCCCAGGGCAAACTGTAGCCATTCCCCCGGTGGGCTCACAGTCCAGGGACCGCCTCACGTCCCCCTCCAACCTAACGTTCACAGAACTTGTCTTTGGGCACCTGGGGATCCTCCAGGGATGAGAGAGGCATCTTGGGATGTGGGCAGAAGGGAACCTGGGTGGTTGAGACATGAGTGACCATGGCGGAATGAGGACAGCTCCTTGGCAGAAGGTAGAGGAAGATGGCCGTGCCTGGTCCAAGCTGGGCAGTGCAGTCCACTCATCCCATACCTCCACCCCTCTTTCATCCCAGAGCCAGAAGCGTGCATCCTGTTATAGTGCCTCCACACTGGGCCTGAGGCTGAGCAGAAGTCATGAAGCTCAGAGTCACACCCACCCTGAACCCCATGCACTTTACCCAGAGTCTCAGGATAGCTAGATCATCAGAGAAGGCATGGCCAGCAGACAGTGGCTGCCCCGGTCCTTAGGGCCATGCTATTCTTAGAGGATATTTGCCAATCCTTCCTGAACACCCCCCAAGCCTGGCTAGCTCCCCTAATTCAGGCTGGACACTAAGAAGCCCTGCCAGGGGTTCGAGGACTGTGGGCCACTGACTGCACGTGCCAGCCCCACGTCCCAAGGGTGACTCAGCCAGCCGACTCCGCTGGACACTATGTGCTAGCTGGACTGCGGGGGAGGGTGGTGGCCCTAGTGGTGGACACTCAGGGTGTCTGGGGATCCAGAGGGCACAGCTGTGTCATCTCCCCTCTATGGCTCAAGAGTCCCAGACTTTTACCTACTTCTAATGGAAGCTCAACCCTAACTGAGCCCCACCTAACCCCATTCTACACCCAGCTCCCCTAGGGACCGCTGGAGCCCCTCTGCAGAGCCCCTGGCTCCTGGCTAGCCCACACCTCTGCGGCTCTCCCACACCTGATAGCAGTTGGGTAGCTGGGGACACAAagaagagactctgtcttgattTGGGCACGACCAGGACCCAGGACGGAGCGAGGGCTAGGGCAGCCACTTCTGACCTGTCATCCCTTCCCCAGCTGGCTGCTGATGGCACAGTCATGAACACCTTTGCCCACAAGTGCCAACTACCAGAGGATGTGGACCCTACATCGGTGACCTCGGCCCTTCGAGAGGATGGTAGCCTCACCATCCGGGCACGGCGTCACCCACACACGGAACATGTCCAGCAGACCTTCCGGACGGAGATAAAAATCTGAGGGTCTCCCTATCCTtgccctccccccatctcctcctcaaCTGGCCTGCTGGTGAGGTCGTCCTGACTCCTGACAATGGCCTCCAGAACATCTCAGTGTAGGTCCCAGTGTAGGTCCCAGTCACTCCACACACTCTTAGGCCCCAggtgggtcacacacacacaccccaaattaGGGCCCTCCTTCCCACCCAAGGCAGTCCCAAGACCCTCTTGCTCTCACCCAGAAAAGACCTCCCTATCTTAGTTCACAGTAGAGAGGTTGAGGTATCAACTTGGGGAGAAGGATGGGGACTGAGCCTCTGAGCAAAAGACATCAACGGCGTCTCTGCAGGGCAGGGGACCAGGGACCCTCCTGGCAAGTGGAATATAAAGAGCTGCTGGCCTCAGTGGACTGCCTCAGGCAAGCTAGAGAGATAGCCATGACTGTCACCTCCCTGGGACTGCAACTCTCCAAGCCTCAAACCCAGGGCTACCTGTCTGTCACTCTGGGCCCCCATCAGCTACCTGTGCCAGGCAAGGACGCCGGTACCCCTGCGTTTATTAAAAAGGCACGAGGCTCCTATCTCCAGCGGCTGGTGCCTTAGGTCGGATTGAGTCCTCCCTTTCACAAGAGCCCTAGGCTCCTGGGTGGCTCCCCCTGCAGAGAGGGTCCCCTCCGGAAGTGGGAGCAAGAGCAGTCACGGGACTTACTAATCCacgaagacacacacacacacacacacacacacacacacacacacacacacacacgccattgTCCTAGCCCTTAAATACCCGTTCCCAGTGGTTGAAGCCTAATTCAAAACACTCTAGAACTAGACTTAGCTCTGTTTCATCTATGGGGATGTTGCATCTCTGAGCAAGTCGGATGCTAGGTTTTGTCGCTGAAGGTTGGCTCTGTCAGCTGCTCACCTCTGTGCACTGGGGAGATCTCCCTGACTCCAACTCTCTAGAGCCACACGCCCCGCCTCCCATGTCTCACGGCACAGGGTGGCCACAGGAAGAGCCCCAGCCCAGATCCCTTCTGCCCTCCACGTCCAGGGCAAAGACCCTTGTCAGCCCTAACCCTGGAGGACCAGGGCTCTGACTCCGGCTGTGACTCCGTCTCCCACAGTTGAGGCAGGCGTGAGAGGGGGAAGCTGGGGGTCCCTGGGGCCCCTGACTCCTGCTGTCTCGGGACCTTGGGGACAGGGAGGGTGGGGGTTCGTGGGAGTCTGGTCTCTACAACCTATACACAATAAAAGGACAGTATGACAGATTTGTGGAGACCCCACCTGGAGTTCtacctgggaggaggggctgagtGGGTGGGGAGGACATCTGGACTGAGGAGAGAAGCTCAAGGCCTGAAATGTGTGGAACCTTCGACCTCCCGTCTCCTCAGACCTGCCTGCAGAAATCCCGCGTTGCCATACAGAAATGCTTATAGCACCCTGtctccctcctgcctgcccttCCCTTTGTATTCTTCGGTTCAGGAGGAGTGGCTGAGCTGGGCTCTGCACCAGCACTGTGTTCTACGCTGTCCCCAGCCAAGGGCCACAACGTCCCTTCTTGaagtccttcccctcccccccccccgtgccacCCCTCCCCCGCAATGGGGCCTTTGaggcccagagaagctaagtgattggcctaaggtcacacagctccGAAGACACAGCCAATTGGGTGCGGTGCTGAATGTAAGCCTGGAGTGTTCTGGGGCGCgcgcggggagggagggaggggggtccTCGCTCCTCACACCCCCAGGAACTACTGAAATCAGAGTAGCAGGCTGCTCCCCAGAGCAGCTCCGCTGGCGACTGCGGTcggagcagggaggggaggtgggggtgccGTATTTCCAGCCTTGTGAGTCACGGATTCCGCTGGGCTATTTGCAGCCCCAACACTCATCGGCGCGGGGCTGGGGCGTTGGGCGGAGCCGACAACCTTCCGCATTTGCCCCCCACCCGAGGTCAGCTTCACCTTGGCGAGAAGACCAGCCGGAGAGCCAGCGCTGGAAGGGGGGGGCTGCCCCCAGTAGGGggtcgggtggggtggggtggggggtgtctccATCACAGGTCGCAGCCCCTGTACAGGCAGCTTCCTGCCGCTGGAAACCAGGTTCTTCTGGTCTAAGGGAGCCCTGGGCTGTCACTCGAGCCAAGGTGACCCCGCTGACCGGGAGGGCGGGGGATGCGGGGGCGGCCGTGCAGgagtctctctcctcagctccgCCTGCTAGGGCACCAGACTGGCCCACCCTTTCTAGACTAAATATAGGCCTGGCTGAaggccctgccccccacccccactggtgGAGCTTAATGCTGGGAGCCCCGTTCATTGAGTGCCCCGTGTGTGCCAAGCACCCCAACAATCCTGAGAGCAGGATGATACTGTCTTCTCACACAGACGGATGTGCAGGTTCAGAGGGGTCAAGCAAGTGATCCAAGGTTGTCCAGCTTGGAGGTGCCATCGCTGGGATTTGAAACTTTGCCTGGGGCTCAGGAAAACTCTCGGCTGGGTCAGCCTAGAGCCACCTACTCCCTCTCCCCAGACATGGAAGCCCCTACTTCTGCAGAGGCGGTGAGGAGAGCAGGGGTTGTAGCCCATCTGGGTTTCCTGGTgactttatccagcaggtctgcataaagaggggGATTGGACCACGGGTCTgagtatcaggtgtttggaagggtcttcATTGGCTGTAttgagcaagggggaggtcttttgctccaccccttggcattgtcgtaaaaagccctttggaatagagttcagggccagtggattaggatccaggccctcccgagctaTCCTATGTTTTTGAACTGTCTCTATACTTACTTCTGTCTAcaaatttctcacttctccctactcaagagtacagTAACAGTGGCGGCTGGTCTGTCTCAAGGAGGATTTCTACCTCTTGTAACTTTGGAGAAAGACCTATATCACCCGAGAGCAGTTGAAAAGATGtagccctcagaggccagaggccttccAAGAAGCCAAGCCAGGTGCTGCTCAAGAATCAGgggatgagccgggcggtggtgggcacgcctttaatcccagcactcgggaggcagagccaggcggatctttgtgagttcgaggccagcctgggctaccaagtgagctccaggaaaggcacaaagctacgcagggaaaccctgtctcaaaaaaccaaaaagaaaaaagaatcaggGGATGAGAATACCACAGGCTTCCTGCATCCAAAGGCCAAAGGCTCCCTCCTTCCACAGCCACACAGACCCAagagtttattctctctctttttttaatgtgcatttgtgttttgttttgtttttgccatggATATAGgggtcctctgaaactggagttacagacaggtgtgagctgccatgtggtgctgggaattgaactcaggtcctctggaagaagagtcagtgctctcaacccctgagccatctctccagccccaagagtttattctcaaaagcagagtcttGGCTGAGTGTGGCTTgacagagtgcctgcctagcaaaTTCTGGAGTCTGGGGGTGCATGTCtgaaatcccaacactctgggaCCCATTACaggtggatcagaagttcaaggtttgaGACTAGCCTTGGGCTACATTagagcctgtctaaaacaaacacacaaacaaacacacagacaaacaaaggaacaaacaaaaaagcagaatcTCAAGCCTGAGACGTGTGCACCCCTTCACGACTGTCTTCAGCAAGCCTGAGGTGTGCACCCCTTCAAGACTGTCTTCAGCAAGCCTGAGACGTGTGCACCCCTTCAAGACTGTCTTCAGCAAACCTGAGGTGTGCACCCCTTCAAGACTGTCTTCAGTGGTGTTTCAACCACGCAAATAGCATGTGCCTGATGCTGGGAAGCtgacccatccatttgcttggCCAGGCTATGTCTCAGGGATTCAGTCCAAACTTCCTATGATGGTAAGGTCCAGGCTCAGAGAGGGCTGGGGCCTCACCCAGAGTCACACAGTAAGAGCATTCACGTGGTTCAGTAATAAATGTGGGATCCCTGAACTCCCACTCTTGTCCGGTTCTCCTCTCCCAGACCAGCGCCCCACCCTTGGGTGCTCTCTACCTGCTTCTCAGTCTGTCCCTCTTGCTCCCAGACCCTGCACAGAAAAGATCAGAGGAACCTCAGTAAAGAAGGAGGGTCCCTCATGGGCTCTGGAGGCAGATCGCCTAGAGCCAAGGGCCGCTAGGGTCAAATCTTGGCTCCATTGTCTCTGAGCAGCGTGTCATTATGCAAGTAGCTTAACCTCTCTGTACACACTGTCCCTGGCACAGCAGGACTTGTACATGGGCTGGTCCTTTGCTCCTGGGAAAAACAACGGAGGACAGAGTTTAACCCCTGAGCTGCACCTCTGCAGCCCCCCTGAGAAGATGTATTCTGAGCCctagggtggaggcaggaagtgtcTAGAAGCCTTAGTTCCCTGGGTTTTGAACTGAAAACAGGTCCTTACCTGTTGGGGCCGTTGGTGAGCTTGAAACCATCTGAATGTGCAAGAACAGGTCTGTTTCCTCCAACAGTTAAAGAATTGAAAGGCAGGAAAAGTTTGAAAGTCAAGCAAAGCCAGAGTTTATGCACGGAGGACAATTGTAttagtgtttaaaagaaaaagcccaggacaGGCAGCTGTCAGTCTCAGTCGGTGggtaatggggggggggcaggaacaAACACCCCGCCCCCCATGCCTGGAGGTCAGCCACCTGAGCACCGTGGAGAGGAagctctaaagcagtggttctcagccttccgaatgctgtgatcctttaatacagttcctcatgttgtggtgaccccaaccataacattagtatctgttgctacttcataattgtaattttgctactgttatgaatcataacgtaattttcggtgttttctgatggccttagtgacccctgtgaaagagtcattcatccccaagggtcatgacccacgggttgagaacctcCTGACAGCGATGGACTTAGGAAGGCCTGTGTACCCAGAGAAACTGCACTTATGCTCTGTGCAGCATCTGAAggggagagacagaaaaacaccAGAAGCTAAAGCTGGGCCTTTCTGAGTCAGGACTCAGCCAAACCTCAGGACGGATCACAGGGGCTGCCCTGGGGTCCAGAACGCTAAGAGAAAGGATATCATCTCATTGAAGGGATAATTATTCCGCCTACCTCTTTAGCATGGCTTAACATGAGACCAGTTTCCTaggtgtgctggctaattttgtcaacttgacagaagctagaatCATTTTGGAAAAAGGAACTACGTTGGCCTATACAcaagtctgtggtgcattttctcaattggttattgatatgggaaggcccagctaactgtgggcagggccacccttgggctggtggtcctgggtgctgtaagaaatcaggctgagaaagccatggggaacaaggcTGTAAGCAGCTCCCCCGCAAgcctcctgccttgacttccctggatgatggactataagctgcAAGGTGAATAAAGCCTTTCTCTCTGtgataatttgaaagaaaatggcccccaaagggagtggcactgttaggaggtgtggccttgttggaggaaatgcgtcactgtgggggctttgaggtctctttttctcaagcttgtCTCattgtgacagtcagtcgacttcctgttgccagcaccacatctgcctgcacgctgcccatgttccccaccatgatgataatggactggacctcttgtagctagagttttcctgccttgcccacagtcaggacaaatctctgtcccccgccagtcccacagccgctcagacccaaccaagtaaacacagagacttatattgcttcaaactgtatgacgtggcaggcttcttgctaactgttcttattttattatctttcacAAATCTATACCTGCACGCTCGTGCTTACCGTACTTTTACATCTTCTTGTCCTCGGCTccagcagtgactccttctgcttcctgttctttttttttttatgctacacttcctgtctagccacggCCATCAGTTTTATTATTGACCAATCgagcaacttgacatatagaccatcccagcacaagtgcagaccatctcagacacctgcactcagcctgtgtcctaatcatcctccatgtggacctgttgggtaaagccacgaggaacccgagaatgggctcccacaggacatacagaacatcccaaagcaacctctgaaactgtaagccaggcccccgaattaaatgttttctttataagatctgccgcggtcatggtgtctcttcacagctgtagGATCCCTAACTAAGACGCTCTCCAAGTTACTTTGTAAATCCCAACTAAGACAAAAACTGGTGCCACATGTGCTGTGGTAAACTGATAGCGTATTTTTGGGGAGGACCGGTAGCACCTGAAGTTTGACCTGGAAGAGCCACTGAGGGCTCAGCACTCTGTGgactgttctgtgggagcttccAAGATGTTGAGAGTGATGCAGacgatggaggcctggcttgtggaGCTTCCAGAGGGCAGTTTTGAGAGTCCCtcaaagactctatcagggctgttggatattttgaattaagaaccactaaaatgctgggtgtggtggcgcacaccttaaattccagcacttgaggaaTACTggccagctggagctgaagagtcAGCTGTGATTTAGAAGAGAACAACTTTGTTGAGGTGACATCTTCTGGGGTCAGCACacatcttgtataatattagaggaaccagccttaatattatacatcccaggggctcaggagagagaactactaacggcgaggactattgtCGGGAAAAATGAATCTCAGCACACTAAGCTCTTAATCCATTCACTTTAATTCTCCTCCTCGTCTCTTGCTTCACAGTTATACATCCCCCCAAAaccacaatcctcccctccacccaggacacccaGCTTgaatttcctcaggcagtgattgtccgctatcagggtcaaatggaggggtgataagaatcccAAAGAGGAGCAATAGTTGTTAAATACCATTTgcgacccaaaggggaagtgactaatgaattaactaaaggctaaatttgggtaatatctaagaggagggatcttatgtgcacaactacaatcttaaatgtgtttggtaaaagaagttaaaaatctataagttgctaggtcaatgggagaaaataaaactgtcttcttttttcctgtggctcctacctgtccaagctgtctgccgtttttttttctgcagggtgggggaaagtgtgctcagttgttaggcaacctgtgtacagctagatgcctctggtgatagttaaagggagatctggaactggaggcaagatttgggaaaggaggaagtaaagcttaattggtacatccaccaggccttctcaaacaggtagcccggatgcttaagtctgttcttagagggtacagaggtatctctgataaggtactttcctccatctgaggatggacctggccggatgctgccaatgatgataattacagggaggcttgaactggggttctggctgagcatagctgtcagcacagaaagttatctaaatattcctagaagtggttagttaaggagttagaggtctaaagttagtaaggctgtaagaaaggagggtctgagctaaattgtgtaaagctattacttaacgtccacctgacctaggcagtgtctccttgtggaatttaccttaggtcaggagacttgtatgtgggctgttatcactgttagtcttCCAGAAGTTGGGCAACCACCTGGGcagtgtttcctgtagtccttgaaagtggctaagggagatatctgattctagagaaagcctttcctaaggctgttctccaaatacctggaatgtgtatgtccagagagtgatcagtccacactgttagcccttcttagggaaaagtcaattgggaaaactatgaaagcacacatgatttttataacagaagacagctgatatataacaagccaagtaacaccaaaaactccttggaatttggcttcctctggaggaattccctgatccctctaggtagtgactttgccataaccagatGAGTTCTtagatatattcctgtggcccacagcacacacacagctgtggtccagagggacCAAGGCTCTCCCTGTTGCTGGCAGCCACACCATGATATGTAAGAATATCCCacgtggtactggttttgaaggcatggcggggtcatggagagcagctgaggcttggcactgtgtcaCAGAGCTGGAGTTCCTGGAGAGAGGGTCAGAAAGGCCACCAaagaaggtgcagcctcagttgcaGTAGAAGGCCCGGGATGGAAGGGATcgtggagagaaggagagaagttgAGACTTGGCACCATATGGCAGAGTTGGAGTTCCCAAAGAGGGCCCAGGAGACGCTAATGGTGAAGGTACCACCAAACTCCAGCAGAGACGCCCAGCATTCTGGAGATGCCAATGTCACGGGATGACAccggggaaggacagcagcagcgtGGAGTGGAGACACCAGAGCCGAGGAGACAGACTCTGTGTACTGTGGGGGGCAGAGCCAGATAAGAGCCCTTTGGAGCCCGGAAGACCGTTGAGTGGACCCCAGACACTGAACATTGAGTCGTTTACACTGATGGAGATTGATTTGCTTTGTTCAGGCTGTGACTGTGTCTTCTCCCCTcttggagcaagccagtaagcagcaccccttcatggcctctgcttcagttcctaccttgagttcctgccctgactgtcctcagtggtggagcatgacCTGAGAGCTGTAAGGGGAAATAAACACTTCcctgctttgggtcatggtgttttttcacagtgacagaatctctaactaagacagcaggggTAAGTGGTTGACTGGcccaattttattaatttctttatgttttgggTAGCTTGGAATATTAGGTCTCCATCCAAGCCAGAGATTTCATCCACCTCAACCAGAAGGaatttgttttttacttaatgGGCCTTAACTGCTGCTGTGCCATGCTCGGTGAGAATTTCTGGGTTGCCCTTCTGAATGGGGATCTGGTCCCACTTACTCAGGTGTTGTGAAGTAATCTTTTTGTAcgctgtgaagatatgtcacttggattggtgtaataaaatgctgaacaGCCAATCATAGtatttggggggcagaggggaaATTGGGAAGaagtagaaggagaagaagaggaagaggaagaagaagaagaagaagaagaagaagaagaagaagaagaagaagaagaagaagaagaagaagaagaagaagaagaaggtggagttgCCAGTCAGACTCAGAGGAAGCCGGTCACATAAGAGATGAGGTAATAAGTCACAAGCCACGCGGCAGCacataaattaacagaaatggtttaagttgtaagagctagttagaaacaagcctaatcTATCGGAGAGTTATTAATATTTCATgattaataagtctccgtgtggttatttgggagatGGCTGGCTGGACAGAAAATTCTGCCTGTGCTCAGGATCTATCCTGAGACCAAAGATGTCTTAGGAGCTCGGTGGGCTGTGTTTGCTGGACTGAAGCCCAAGGACAAGGCCTCTGTCCCTGAGGATGGTGGGCACAGTCCAAGAAGGCTCCTGAGCAACCTGGCTGCCACAGGCACAGGTGGGAACTAGAAACAGTCTTTGTGGGAATTCGGGAGCTATGGAAAGGGTTAGGGTCTCCTGGGATGCCTCCGTGAAGAACCCCAGCAcactcccagcccccccccccggagcCAGCACACTCCCTCCCagtcccagccccccccccagccagcaCACTCCAGCCAGcacactcccagcccccacccccagcagccagcacactcccagcccccccccccggagcCAGCACACTCCCACCCCGAGCCAgcaccactccccccccccagagccagagggagagagggagggctaCAAACTGACTTgctttcccctttccccctccctttctgctCCTTCACACtgccctttctctgtcctgcctcttctctctccttcctcctccgctcttttcttcccctcccttccctcctccttctgttcCTCTATCCTTCTTAATAACTAGTGACCATGGGCAGAGAGTTTCACCTCTCTGGCCAGcattcctcatttgtaaaatggcaGTAAAAATCATGTCTGCACAGACTGGACTGGCGTGATGTGATGTGGCATGGGCCACCGTACAACCTTTTGCCAGTAGCTACAGGGACAGCTGCCTGTACCGAGTGCAAGAACAGTGCCCAAGCCCCGAACCTCCACCAAGCAGCTAAATTCAGaaaagtcaccatgcttggcataAGCACTCATTATCCCGCACTGAAGTGGGGTGTGTAGCATGTAGCTTTacttttggaaaacacagtccaGCCGGTGATAGGGTGACACCTGCTGGTGGGCAGGAGCTGTGCAGCCACAGGCCTCTCTGGAGGCAACCTCTCTAATCAAATTCTTTTGCACTAACTTGGGGATGTATGCGTAGCAGGAAGAGGGCAGAGTGTAATCCACTTTCCTAGTGGACACGAGTCTTTTATATTACACTGTCCCACCCTGCCTAGTTCAAACCGTCTCTCTTCCTGGTCTGAGCTAAGGTCCGGCCCCTAGGCTtcctgcccgcctgcctgcccaTGTTCTATAGACAGGAGGGCCAGGATTCTGtagtccttttatttcttttcttttctttttttgtcttgttttgttttcaagacaggatttctctgcgtagtcctggctgtcctggaactcattctgt
Coding sequences within:
- the Hspb7 gene encoding heat shock protein beta-7 codes for the protein MSHRTSSAFRAERSFHSSSSSSSSSSSSASRALPTQDPPMEKALSMFSEDFGSFMRPHLESLAFPARPGGQGNIKTLGDAYEFTVDMRDFSPEDIIVTTSNNHIEVRAEKLAADGTVMNTFAHKCQLPEDVDPTSVTSALREDGSLTIRARRHPHTEHVQQTFRTEIKI